The Aquincola tertiaricarbonis genomic sequence CCGTGGCCCGCGACGAGGGCCATGCCTACCGCAGCGTGCATGCCAAGAGCCACGGGCTGTTGCGCGGGCGTCTGACGGTGGCGCCCGGCCTGGCGCCGGAGCTGGCCCAGGGCCTGTGCGCGCAGCCGGCCGAGTACGAGGCCGTGGTGCGGCTGTCGTCCACCCCGGGCGACCTGCTGGACGACGGCGTGTCCACGCCGCGGGGGCTGGCCCTCAAGCTGTTGGACGTGCCGGGCGAGCGGCTGCCGGGCACGGAGGCGGACACCACACAAGACTTCCTGATGGTCAACGGCCCGGTGTTCAGCGCGCCGACGGCCAAGCGCTTCCTGCAGACCGTCAAGCTGCTGGCCGCCACCACCGACAAGGCGCCCCATGCCAAGAAGGTGCTGTCAGCAGCGCTGCGCGGGCTGGAATCGCTGGTCGAGAAGGCCGGTGGTGAAAGCGCCACGCTCAAGGCCCTGGGCGGCCACCCGGCCACGCACATCCTGGGCGAAACCTTCTTCACCCAGGTGCCGGTGCTGTGGGGCCCGTACATGGCCAAGCTGTCGCTGGCGCCGCTGTCGCCCGAGCTGAAGGCGCTGACCGACCAGCCGATCGAGCTGAAGGGCCACCCGCATGCGCTGCGCGACGTGGTGCATCAGCACTTCGCCGGCCAGGGCGGCACCTGGGTCCTGCGCGTGCAGCTGTGCACCGACCTGGAAGCCATGCCGATCGAGGACGCCTCGGTCGAGTGGCCCGAAGACGTGAGCCCCTGGCACACGGTGGCGACGCTGACCCTGCCGCCGCAGGACAGCTGGCCCGAGGCGCGTGCCGAGGCCATGGACGACGGCCTGTCCTTCAGCCCTTGGCACGGGCTGGCGGCGCACCGTCCCATCGGCTCGATCATGCGGGTGCGCAAGGCCGCTTACCAGGCCGCTGCCGCGTTCCGTACCGGGCACAACGGCGTGGCGCTGGCCGAACCGCGCAGCCCGCAGGGCGTGGCGGGGTAACCAGTTCGGCGGTTCAGGCGGCGTGGCCGGCGTCGGTGGACAGGGCGTCCATGCAGTGCACCGGCAGCCCGCCGCTGGGCGTGCCGTCGGGCACCGCCACCGCGCTGAGCACCGGCGGCCGGCCCTTGACGCTGCCGAAGATGGTGGAGAAGGCCACGTCCGCCGCATCGCGCCCCACGCCGATGCGCACCAGCCCCATCGGGATGGCGGTGCCGGAAGGGTCGAACAGGTACCAGCGGTGGCCCAGGTACACCTCCACGTAGGCGTGGAAGTCGGGCGGGCCCAGCGACGGGTCGGCACCGAAGTCGGTGCCAGTGGTCATGCGCGCCGGGATGTTCAGCGCCCGGCACAGCGCAATCATCAGGTGCGCGAAGTCGCGGCACACGCCGGCCTGGTCGATCAGCGTGTCCAGCGCGGTGGTGCTGGTGGTGCTGGTGTTGGAGCGGAAGGCCACGTGGTTGCGCACCCAATCGCGGATGGCTTGCACCCGGTGGTAGCCGCGCCGCAGGTGGCCGAACTGGGCCAATGCCATGCGCCCCAGCCGGTCCGAAGGCACGTAGCGGCTGGGGTAGATGTAGCTCACCACGTCCAGCGGCAGCTCGCCCACCGGAATTTCGCCGATGCTCCACGGATCGGCCCGGTGGTGGTGGATGCCCACCCGCGCGGTGTAGCGCAGCGTCAGCTCGCCGGGCATGGCCTGCAGCCGCAGGTAGCGGCTGTGGGTGTGCGGGTCGGTCTCCAGCCGCGGGGTGACGGGCTGGCTCAGCGTCAGCACTTCGTCGGTCACCGTTTGCGCGGGCGTCAGCGCCGGGTGGATGTTGAAGACGAAGTCGGCCCCCGGCGCATCGACGGTGTACGACAGTTCGAGGTTCAGCTGGATCTGGGTCATGGGGGCCTCCTGGGCTTGCCTGGGCGCTGCGAAAAAGAGGCCCAGCCAACCAGCCGCTGAACTTGTCTAGACGTCTAGGGTATTCGATAGGTGTAGTATTGGGGCCACAGACACGCAAGACCTTCCATCCGTAGGTCTCTCGCCCACCCTCCGCTCCCTTGGAGGCTCGGGCCGATGCTCGCACCGCTCATCGATTCTCTTGCCGTCTTGCGGTGGCCCGTCCGCGGGCTGGCGTCTGCTCATGTTCACCACCGCGCAAGGCGGACCGATGGCTGCTGGCCATCGCCGCCTGCACTGCAGTGGTGAGCTGGATTCACTCAATAACAGGAGCGCCCATGGCCAAGGAAGAACTCATCGAAATGCGCGGCGTGGTGCAGGAAGTGCTGCCCGACTCGCGCTACCGCGTCACGCTGGACAACGGCCACCAACTGGTGGCCTACACCGCCGGCAAGATGCGCAAGCACCACATCCGCGTGCTGGCCGGCGACCGCGTGTCGCTGGAGCTGTCGCCCTACGACCTGACCAAGGGTCGCATCAGCTTCCGCCACCTGGAAGAGCGCGGCGGCGCACCGCGGCGCTGACCACGGCTCAACGCCACACCGTTTTCACCAGCGACTCACGCACGATCCCGCGCACCGCCTGTGCCACCGCCCGCACCGCGGCCGAACCGGCCTGGCGGTTGGACAGGGCGAGCGTGAGCACACGCGGCACGGTGGGCCGCACGATGCCGGCCGCGCTCATGCGGCCCGCGGCCAGTTCTTCATGCACGAGCTGGTAGGGCAGCACGCTGTACAGCCCGCCGTGCATCACCAGGCCCTTCATCGTCAGCATGGAGTCGGCCTCCACCGCCACCTGCAGTTGAACGCCCACGCGGCGGCAGATCTCGTCCAGCGCGGTGCGCAGGCCGTTGGGCCGTGAGGCCAGCACCAGCGGCAGGCCGGCCAGCCGCTTGAAGGGCAGGGCGGGCGCATCCTGCGCCAGCGCCCCGATCGGGCCCACCAGCAGGCTGTCCACCACGCACAGGCGCTCCTCGCCCTTGGGGTCGAGGCGACCGAAGCGGTTGATCACCGCCAGGTCGAGATCGCCGCTGGCCAGGCGTTCGTCCAGCGCATGCGAAAAGCCGTCGACGAACTGCAGCCGGATGCGCGGATGCTGCCGGGCCAGCTGCTGGTGCAGCAGCCCCACCAGCGGCTGCGCCGCCGCCGGCACCAGGCCCATGCGCACCAACCCGCCCGGTTGGCCGCCCAGTTCGGCGGCTTCGGCGGCGGCCCGCTCCATGTCGGCCAGCGCGGCACGCAGCCGGGGTGCCAGCAACTGCGCCGCCTCGGTCATCGCCACGCCACGCCCGGTGCGCTCGAACAGACGGATGCCCAGTTGCGCCTCCAGCGCGGCCACATGGCGGCTGACCACCGACTGCGCCACGTCCAGCTGGGTGGCGGCGCGGGTGATGCTGCCGCCTTGAGCCACCGCCAGAAAGGCTTCGATGCGGTGCAGATTCATGCTTTCAAAGCATATCTGAAATCGCCTGCGATATCTTTTTGGCAAAGCGGGGCGTGCCTACGATGGCCGCATGACCTCCCCCGCCACCCCGCTCGATCGTCTGGCGCCCCGTCGCGCCGCCTGGCTGCAGCGCCTGCTGCCCGACGGCGTGCCGCGCCTGTGGTGCCCGCTGCTCACGCCCTACACCGCGCAAGGCGCGATCGACGCGCCGCGCCTGCAGGCGCACCTGCGCTTTCTGCAGCCCCACGTGCGTGGGCTGCTGGTGCCGGGCTCCACCGGGGACGGCTGGCAGCTGGCCGACGACGAGGGGCGCACCCTGCTGCAGCTGCTGATGGACCAGGCGCCGCGCCTGGGCCTGCACCTGCTGGTGGGCGTGCTCAAGCCCGGGCTGGACGACATGCTGGCCACGCTGGCCGACCTGAGCGGCTGGCTCCATCGGCGCGCCGGCATGGCAGCGTCGGCGGATGGGGCATCGGACGACACTGAACTGGCCCGGGTGCTGCGCCACAGTGGCGTGTGTGGCTTCACCGTCTGCCCGCCGCACGGGGCGGGGCTGACGCAGGACGAGATCGCCACCGCGCTCGACCGCCTGCTGGCCACCGGCCTGCCGATGGCGCTGTACCAGCTGCCGCAGGTCACCGGCAACGAGATGGCGCCGCAGACGGTGGCCGCATTGGCCGACCGCCACGCCAACCTGTTGATGCTGAAAGACACCAGCGGCGCCGATCGCGTGGCGGCGGCGGGCTTTCGTCAGGCGTTTCTGGTGCGTGGCGCGGAAGGCGGCTACAGCCGCCACCTGGCCGCGGCGGGCGGCGACTACGACGGCTTCCTGCTGAGCACCGCCAACGTCTTCGCGCCGCAGCTGGCCGCGCTGCTGGCCCACCTGGACGCTGGGCAACAGGCGCAGGCCGACGCCTTGTCGGCCCGGCTGCAGGCGGTGGTCGAGGCGGTGTTCGCCGCCGCCGCGCCTGTGCCCTGGGGCAATGCCTTCACCAACGCCAACAAGGCGCTGGACCACTTCATGGCCCATGGCCCGCAGGCCGAAGCGGTGCCCGGCCCGCGCCTGCACTCGGGGCACTTGCTGCCGCCGGCCTTGATCAGCGCCGCCGGCCAGGCGCTGCGCCAACACGCCCTGATGCCCGCGCGCGGCTACCTGGGCTGAACCTGTCTAGACAAGCAGAAGGAGACAACACCGATGGCATCCGCAACGCACCGCATCCGAGACATCCAGGCCTTTGCCGTTTCCTTTCCCATCGCGCCCGAGAACGCGGTGCAGCTGGGCATGGGCCGGGCGGTGAAGAAGGACGCGGTGGTGGTCAAGGTCACCACCGACAGCGGCCTGGTGGGCTGGGGTGAATCGCACCACGGCAAGGCCCACACGGCGGTGGCGCAGCTGGTCAACACCACGTTGCGGCAACTGGCCGTGGGCATGGACGCCACCGACGTGGTGGGCGTGTGGGACCGCATCTACTGGAAGCAGCTGGCCAGCCATGGCGTGGGCGCCGGCTGCGCGATGGCGATGAGCGGCATCGACCTGGCTCTGTGGGACATCCGCGGCAAGGCCGTCGGCTGGCCGCTGTACAAGCTGCTGGGCGGATCGGCCAAGGCGGTGCCCGCCTATGCGGGTGGCGTGTCGCTGGGCTTCCAGGACCCGGCGGCCCTGGTGGACGAAGCGCTGCCGCACATCGAGGCTGGCTACCGCGCCATCAAGCTGCGCGTGGGCGACAGCCCGGCGCGCGACCTGCAGCGGGTCAAGGCGGTGCGGCAAGCCGTGGGCGACGAGGTGACCATCCTGGTGGACGCCAACACCGGCTACGACCTGAACGATGCGCGGCAGGCGATGCCCGGATTCGATGCCCTGGGCGTGGCCTGGCTGGAAGAGCCCTTCGCGCCGCACGACCACCGCAGCTACCGCCTGGCGCGGGGTTTCGGCCGCGTGCCGCTGGCCGCGGGAGAGAACCACTTCACCCGCTACGAATTCAGCCGCGTGATCGAGGACGGTGACATCACCATCCTGCAGCCCGACCTGTCCAAGGCCGGCGGCATCACCGAGCTGCTGCGCATCGCGGCCATGGCTTCGGCCTACAAGCTGCCCGTCCACCCGCACACCTGCATGACCGGCATCAACATGGCGGCGTCCATCCACTTCCTGGCGGCCATCGACAACGGCGGCTACTTCGAAGGCGACGTCTCCAAGAGCAACCTCTACCGCGACAGCCTGGTGAGCCGGCCCTTCCAGATCGGCCGCGACGGCTGCGTGCGGCCGCTGGAGGCGCCGGGCATCGGGGTGGAAGTGGACGAGGCCTTCCTCAAGGCCTATCCGCCCGTCGAAGGTCCCGGCTACGTCTGAGCATTCACGCGCCCCCACGACGGCCGCCGCAGATGCGGCCGCGACACCCCCAACGGAGACCAACATGCAAGCCCACACCTCACCCGCGCGTCGCCGCTTCGCACTGGTGGCGCTGACCCTGGCCGCGGCCTGGGCGGCGCTGCCCGCCGCCGCGCAAGGCCCGGCCGGCGCGGCGGCCTACCCGGCCAAGCCCATCCGCATCATCGTGCCGTACCCGCCGGGCGGTTTCAACGACACGCTGGCGCGCACCGTGGGCGTGAAGCTGCAGGCCGCCTGGGGCCAGCCGGTGACGGTGGAGAACAAGCCCGGCGGCGGCACGCTGATCGGCACGGACGCGGCGGCCAAGTCGGCGCCCGATGGCTACACGCTGTTCGTCACACCCTTCGCCTTCGCGGTCAACCAGGCCATCTTCAAGAAGCTGCCCTACGACCCGGTGAAGGACTTCGCGCCCATCACTTTGGCGGCCACCACACCCAACCTGCTGGTGGTGTCGTCGGCGCTGCCGGTCAACTCGGTCGCGGAACTGCTGGCTGCGGCCAAGGCCAGGCCGGGCAGCATCAACTACGCCTCCACCGGCACCGGCTCGTCCAACCACCTGTCGATGGAGAAGTTCAAGCAGATGGCGGGCGTGGACATCACCCACGTGCCCTACAAGGGCAGCGGCCCGGCGGTGACGGACCTGATCGGCGGGCAGGTGGGCGTGATGTTCGACAACATCCCCAACGTGATCCAGCACGTCAAGGCGGGCAAGCTCAAGGCGCTGGCCGTGAGCACGCCCAGGCCCACGCCTTACGCGCCCGGCGTGCCCACGGTGGCCGAGGCCGGCGTGCCCGGCTACGAGGTGGACGTGTGGTTCGGCTTCGCGGCGCCGGCGGGCGTGCCGCAGCCCATCCTGGACAAGCTGAATGCCGAGATCGTGAAGGTGCTGCACATGCCCGACGTGAAGGAGAAGTTCGCCGCCCAGGGCGTGGATGCCGTCGGCAGCAGTGCACCGCAGTTCGCGGCCTACCTGAAGGACCAGATGGCCCGATGGAGCAAGGTGGTGCAGGACGCCGGAGTGACCCCGGAATGACCGATGCCGCCACCGCCACCGGCACCGGCCGCCGCCCATGCGTGCTGCTGACCGGCCCGCTGCACGAGCCTGCCCGGCGCCGCATGGCCGAAGTGGCCGAGGTGCGGCTGGCGCCTGACACCCGGCCCGACACCTTGCGCCGCCTGGTGCGCGATGCCGACGTGCTGGTGGTGCGATCGAACCTGCCGCCCGACCTGCTGGACCATGCGCCGCGGCTGCGCGGCATCGTGCGGCCCGGCGTGGGCGTGGACATGATCCCGGTGGAGGCGGCCACGGCGCGCGGCATTCCGGTGGCCAACGTGCCTGGCAGCAACCGGCAGGCCGTGGCCGAGCATGTGATGACGGCACTGGGCCTGCTGCTGCGCCGCCAGCACCGCATGGATGCGCTGCTGCGCAGCGAAGGCTGGGCCGCCAGCCGTGCGCTGGCCGAAGGTGCCGGCGAGCTGGCGGGGCAGACGCTGGGCATCGTGGGCGTGGGCAGCATCGGGCTGCGCGTGGCCGAGATGGCGCACCACGGCTACGGCATGCAGGTGCTGGGCCACCAGCGACGCCTTCAAGGGTTGCCGCCGTGGTTGGCGGCCTGCGCGCTGGACGAACTGCTGGCGCGCAGCCGCTGCGTGGTGCTGACCTGCCCGCTGACAGAGGCCACCCGCGGCCTGCTGGATGCACGCCGCATCGGCCTGATGCGCCCCGATGCGCTGCTGGTCAACGTGTCGCGCGGCGCCACCGTGGACGAGCTGGCCCTCGTGGCGGCGCTGCAGGCCGGCCGCATCGCCGGCGCTGCGCTGGACGTGTTCACCGAACAGCCGCTGCGCACGGATCACCCGTTGCTGGCCTTACGGAACGTGCTGCTCACGCCCCATGCCGCTGGCCTGACCGACGAGAGCCTGGCGGCGATGAGCGAGGGCGCGGCCGACGAGGTGCTGCGCCTGCTGCACGGGCAGGCGCCGCTGAACCAGGTCCATCGCTAGCTGCCCGCCGCACCGCCGAAGGCACCACCCGCCGCGTCTGCTCGCAACCAGGCCGGGCTGGCGAGGGTGGTGGCCGCCGCGGTAGGAGGCGGCATCGTCGTGGATGCGGCTCGTCGGCGCGCTGCGTGCTCAGCGGCTCTTGCTGCTGTCGCTGCCGCTGCTGCTGGTGGCACCGCTGCTGTCCGACGAGGCGCTGCTCATGCCGCTGGCCAGTCCGGCGCTGCTGCCGGCGCTGGTGTTGCTGCCGCCGGCCTTGCGGTTGTCGCGCCACTGGTTGAATTCCTCGGAGAACTTCTTGTAGCGGTCCTGGCGCCAGGCCTGGTAGTCGTCGTCCAGCTTGCGCATCTGCTCCGACCGCCACTGGTGGTAGTCGGGGTCGAAGTGATGCTGGTCATGATCCTGGCCCTGGCCCTGGCCCTGGCCTTGGCGTTGGGACTGCTGCTGCCAGTGGGCCGGCAGGCCGCCTTGTGCGGCCGATCCGCCCTCGTAGCCCTCATAGCCCTGCTGCCCGCCCTGGGAGCCGTAGCCGCCTTGCGACGCATAGCCGCCCGGCATGCCCTGGCGGCCCTGCGGGCGGTAGCCCCCCTGAACTTGCCCGTAGCCGCCCTGGCTCTGGCCATGGCCCGTGTCCTGGCCGCTGAAGCTGCCCCGCGACCCGTAGCCCGCTTCGCCGGGCTGCGAGCTGCCGTAGGTATTGCCGCCGCCTTGCTGTCCGCTGCCACCGAAGTCCCAGGCCTGCTGGCCGCCGCGGTGGGACTCGTCGTTCCAGCCGCCTTGCTGGCCACCACGTCCGCCGCCGGGCGATGAGGGGCCCTGATTCCACCGGTTCTGATCGTCGCGCTGTGTCATTGCCGTGTCCTTTCCTCATGGGTTGGGAGAAGGGTCGGCCGCCCCAGCGGGCGTCCGGCCGCCACCGGAACGGGCAAAGGGCGTGCCGATCTGGCGGCCGCTTGTCTAGGCAAGTCGGCCTGATGGCGGGCCCGCCGCTGCCCGTCCGGCCGGTGCCCTACGTGTCAATATTTGCCTGCAGCAGGACGCTGCCAGGCGCTGCGCAGGCGGCTCGCCCCACTAGAGTGCCAGTGGTATGAGAAGTGCAGAAGTCACGTCAAACGCGAGGGGGTCCGCGTTGCCGACCCCGGCACCATGAAGGCGTTGGTGGTCGAGGACCACCCGATCGTGCGGCGGGGCCTGCGCCGGGTGATCGAACTGGAATGGGACGACGCCGAAGTGCGCGAAGCCGACAGCCTGGCCGACGCCTTGCGCCAGTTCAGCCAGGCACCGCCCGACTTCGTGGTGATGGACTTGGCCTTGCGCGACGCGCCCGGCACCGAGGGGCTGACGCGCCTGCGACGCATCTCGGGCGACGTGCCCATCCTCATCCTCAGCCTGCACAAGGAAGCCAGCCATGCGCAGCGCCTGCTGCAAATGGGCGCGGCCGGCTACGTCAGCAAGGAACGTACGGGGGAAGAACTGATCCCTGCCATCACAGGCGTGATGACCCAGGGTCGATATGTGCCCCCTGAGATGGCGAACCGGCTGCTCACCGTGCAGTCCGACGGGCTCAAGGCCACCTTGCCGCATGATTTGTTGACCCCGCAGGAGTACCGGGTAATGCAACTGATTGCAGCAGGCCACCGCTTGACGCAGATTGCCGAGATGATGCGGCTGTCGGTCAAGACAGTCGGCAACTACCGGATGCGCATCCTGGGCAAGACCGGGTGGCACGACAACGCCGAGCTGAAGAAGTACTGTGCACAACAAGGGCTCGTGAACCCCGGTTGAGCGTTCGGGCAAGACGGTTGCCACGGCGCCTGGCAGGGTGGAACGGCCACCGCCAGGAGCAACGTGGAGGCATGCCAAGGACGACCTCGTTTCGCAGCGCCGTGTACGCCGGCTTCACGCTGGCCATCCTGTCCGCCCTGGCTCTGGGGCTGCTCACCTGGTGGGCGGCCTGGCAGAGCCAGCAGGCCGCCGACTACGTGCGCAACAGCCGCCAGGTGCTGCAGACGCTCACCGCCACCGAGGCCAGCTTCAACCGGGCCGAGGCCGCGCAACGCGGCTACATCAACCTGCGCAGGCAGAGCTTCGTCGACGAGCGCGATGACGCGATCGAGGCGCTGACCGGTCACCTCACGCTGCTGTCGCGTGCGCCGCTGGGCGGTGCTGCCCAGGAACGCCGGCTGGAAGCCTTGCGCAGTGCCCTCGACGACCGGCTGCAGGCCTACCGCGAGCTGCAGGCGCTGTACGACGCCGGCAAGCCGGTGGTGCTGGAAGACCGGCTGGTGGCTTCACAGCGGCTGCTGGGGCGCATCCGCTCGCTGCTGGGCGAGATGGAAGGCGAGCTGCGGGCCGACCTGGCCCGGCACGAGGCGTCGGCCGAGCGGCAGTCCGACATCGCGCGAGCGCTGTTCCTGGTGTTCGGGCTGGCGCTGGTGGCGCTGCTGGGCCTGATGTTCTGGCGCGTGCGGTCCGACCTGCTGGCCCGCGGCCAGGCCGAGCAGGAGGCCCGGCATGAGCGTGAACTCAATGGCCTGCATGCGCGGGCGCTGACGCTGTTCAATGCCAAGCCCGACCGCAAGTCGGTGTTGGAGGGCACGTTGGCCCTGCTGGCCGAGGCGGCCGACCGGCTGTTCCCGGTGTCGGTGTTCTATGCGCTGGACGAGTGGGGCACGCTGCGCATGGTGGCGGGCCACGGCAC encodes the following:
- a CDS encoding response regulator, which codes for MPAAGRCQALRRRLAPLECQWYEKCRSHVKREGVRVADPGTMKALVVEDHPIVRRGLRRVIELEWDDAEVREADSLADALRQFSQAPPDFVVMDLALRDAPGTEGLTRLRRISGDVPILILSLHKEASHAQRLLQMGAAGYVSKERTGEELIPAITGVMTQGRYVPPEMANRLLTVQSDGLKATLPHDLLTPQEYRVMQLIAAGHRLTQIAEMMRLSVKTVGNYRMRILGKTGWHDNAELKKYCAQQGLVNPG
- the infA gene encoding translation initiation factor IF-1 codes for the protein MAKEELIEMRGVVQEVLPDSRYRVTLDNGHQLVAYTAGKMRKHHIRVLAGDRVSLELSPYDLTKGRISFRHLEERGGAPRR
- a CDS encoding NAD(P)-dependent oxidoreductase is translated as MTDAATATGTGRRPCVLLTGPLHEPARRRMAEVAEVRLAPDTRPDTLRRLVRDADVLVVRSNLPPDLLDHAPRLRGIVRPGVGVDMIPVEAATARGIPVANVPGSNRQAVAEHVMTALGLLLRRQHRMDALLRSEGWAASRALAEGAGELAGQTLGIVGVGSIGLRVAEMAHHGYGMQVLGHQRRLQGLPPWLAACALDELLARSRCVVLTCPLTEATRGLLDARRIGLMRPDALLVNVSRGATVDELALVAALQAGRIAGAALDVFTEQPLRTDHPLLALRNVLLTPHAAGLTDESLAAMSEGAADEVLRLLHGQAPLNQVHR
- a CDS encoding catalase family protein is translated as MSLSPAPLPYQRDLEVTEADEAETDEALREALVGISRTVARDEGHAYRSVHAKSHGLLRGRLTVAPGLAPELAQGLCAQPAEYEAVVRLSSTPGDLLDDGVSTPRGLALKLLDVPGERLPGTEADTTQDFLMVNGPVFSAPTAKRFLQTVKLLAATTDKAPHAKKVLSAALRGLESLVEKAGGESATLKALGGHPATHILGETFFTQVPVLWGPYMAKLSLAPLSPELKALTDQPIELKGHPHALRDVVHQHFAGQGGTWVLRVQLCTDLEAMPIEDASVEWPEDVSPWHTVATLTLPPQDSWPEARAEAMDDGLSFSPWHGLAAHRPIGSIMRVRKAAYQAAAAFRTGHNGVALAEPRSPQGVAG
- a CDS encoding mandelate racemase/muconate lactonizing enzyme family protein encodes the protein MASATHRIRDIQAFAVSFPIAPENAVQLGMGRAVKKDAVVVKVTTDSGLVGWGESHHGKAHTAVAQLVNTTLRQLAVGMDATDVVGVWDRIYWKQLASHGVGAGCAMAMSGIDLALWDIRGKAVGWPLYKLLGGSAKAVPAYAGGVSLGFQDPAALVDEALPHIEAGYRAIKLRVGDSPARDLQRVKAVRQAVGDEVTILVDANTGYDLNDARQAMPGFDALGVAWLEEPFAPHDHRSYRLARGFGRVPLAAGENHFTRYEFSRVIEDGDITILQPDLSKAGGITELLRIAAMASAYKLPVHPHTCMTGINMAASIHFLAAIDNGGYFEGDVSKSNLYRDSLVSRPFQIGRDGCVRPLEAPGIGVEVDEAFLKAYPPVEGPGYV
- a CDS encoding tripartite tricarboxylate transporter substrate binding protein, with amino-acid sequence MQAHTSPARRRFALVALTLAAAWAALPAAAQGPAGAAAYPAKPIRIIVPYPPGGFNDTLARTVGVKLQAAWGQPVTVENKPGGGTLIGTDAAAKSAPDGYTLFVTPFAFAVNQAIFKKLPYDPVKDFAPITLAATTPNLLVVSSALPVNSVAELLAAAKARPGSINYASTGTGSSNHLSMEKFKQMAGVDITHVPYKGSGPAVTDLIGGQVGVMFDNIPNVIQHVKAGKLKALAVSTPRPTPYAPGVPTVAEAGVPGYEVDVWFGFAAPAGVPQPILDKLNAEIVKVLHMPDVKEKFAAQGVDAVGSSAPQFAAYLKDQMARWSKVVQDAGVTPE
- a CDS encoding dihydrodipicolinate synthase family protein, which codes for MTSPATPLDRLAPRRAAWLQRLLPDGVPRLWCPLLTPYTAQGAIDAPRLQAHLRFLQPHVRGLLVPGSTGDGWQLADDEGRTLLQLLMDQAPRLGLHLLVGVLKPGLDDMLATLADLSGWLHRRAGMAASADGASDDTELARVLRHSGVCGFTVCPPHGAGLTQDEIATALDRLLATGLPMALYQLPQVTGNEMAPQTVAALADRHANLLMLKDTSGADRVAAAGFRQAFLVRGAEGGYSRHLAAAGGDYDGFLLSTANVFAPQLAALLAHLDAGQQAQADALSARLQAVVEAVFAAAAPVPWGNAFTNANKALDHFMAHGPQAEAVPGPRLHSGHLLPPALISAAGQALRQHALMPARGYLG
- a CDS encoding transglutaminase-like domain-containing protein, which codes for MTQIQLNLELSYTVDAPGADFVFNIHPALTPAQTVTDEVLTLSQPVTPRLETDPHTHSRYLRLQAMPGELTLRYTARVGIHHHRADPWSIGEIPVGELPLDVVSYIYPSRYVPSDRLGRMALAQFGHLRRGYHRVQAIRDWVRNHVAFRSNTSTTSTTALDTLIDQAGVCRDFAHLMIALCRALNIPARMTTGTDFGADPSLGPPDFHAYVEVYLGHRWYLFDPSGTAIPMGLVRIGVGRDAADVAFSTIFGSVKGRPPVLSAVAVPDGTPSGGLPVHCMDALSTDAGHAA
- a CDS encoding LysR family transcriptional regulator, whose translation is MNLHRIEAFLAVAQGGSITRAATQLDVAQSVVSRHVAALEAQLGIRLFERTGRGVAMTEAAQLLAPRLRAALADMERAAAEAAELGGQPGGLVRMGLVPAAAQPLVGLLHQQLARQHPRIRLQFVDGFSHALDERLASGDLDLAVINRFGRLDPKGEERLCVVDSLLVGPIGALAQDAPALPFKRLAGLPLVLASRPNGLRTALDEICRRVGVQLQVAVEADSMLTMKGLVMHGGLYSVLPYQLVHEELAAGRMSAAGIVRPTVPRVLTLALSNRQAGSAAVRAVAQAVRGIVRESLVKTVWR